The Rhipicephalus sanguineus isolate Rsan-2018 chromosome 4, BIME_Rsan_1.4, whole genome shotgun sequence DNA window CAATAATATGACTCCAGATAGCTGGTTGCTGTGCATCGGACGCTTCTGCGTGCGACCTGCTACACAACACCACCTAGAAAACACAGTTATGGGCTATGCCCCACCATGACGATAGAAGCAATGTGCCACGCTTACAAACGTCTAGCGGTGTTCACTCCGCTTAAACTAACTAAAAGCAGCATCACTGGCATGTTAATATGGGGCAAGCTAAGCGCTAGCAGGAGTACCGAGCACAACAGATCGAGTTTGTAAGTGCTTAGATGATTCTGTGAATAGTTTTCGCGTAGACTGTTTTACTGGGACAGTTACGCCATTGTTTCCATAGTACGTTTCGTACTTCAGCAAAACTTCTtgttgttggactagttggtgcatggttCAAGAAAATTCGACGTTAGTGACGTGCGATGGGCAGGATTATCTTCAACGCAAAGGGATCTGTATCAGCTCGTGTGTGGCACCCGTACTGTGCAACTTCTTTTTAGGATTTCTTGACAGAGCGTTAGCTCAGGCTCTTGACAATACAAAGGTACACAGGGTGTGCAggtatgtggatgattttttGGTAGTTTTAAAGGCTCAACCATGTTTGACACCCATCAACTTGGTGGACGAAATCCTAAAGAAATTTCGACAACATGCGAAGGGGCTGTCTTTAACGCATGAGCTACCTACTAACGACAAATCTCAGTTTTTAGATCGCAGCCTCACTCTCAGAAGAGCATATCTGATGTGCCTACTAGCCTCGTTCATGCAAAGAGCTGATGCCCTATGATGCTGTTCAATTCAATGTAGTCAAGAGAACTACTGCTTTTATGTGTTTGGAAGGTGCGTTGGCTAGATCTTGCCCTGAAGGAATGCAGAAATTTGATAACCAGGAGAGCCGGCTATATTCAGCTGGATAACCTCGCTCGCTCGTTGCGGCAGCGGCTCAATCCCTACTTCAAAAGCTTAAAGAGCAAAAGAAGGGAGGTCAGTGGTTCGAGAAAAGACCAGTAGTTGGAAGGTTGCACACAACCTTTAAAAGGTGGCTAATATAGGTACAAAGTACCTGTGGTGATTTCAGCGCCAAAGATGCTGTCGGGCCTGTGCACACAGATTTCAAGAGGACCCATGCCTGCTATTTGTGGTAAGAAGCATGCGAGGCCCTACTTCACCTGTGCGCAGGGCTGCCAGGTCTAAACGACAAAAAAGAGCCAAGAAagtggaaaaactagccaaagtGTAGACAACTTCAACCGAGGGCAGCAAAAATAGCCAAAAGTGGCCACACGCATGTGAAAACAACTGAAACGTTGTTTTTAAAATGACTAAATTCAAGAGCCTTTTGTGTAAATGCAAATAAATACAGCAAAAAACACTTCCAAATCAATTTCTGAGGTTAAAGCATAAACtgctgactttagcaatcatttcgtgcaggatgacgaagtttcttgcgctatAGCAGAAATGGCATCCTCTTTAAGTGTTTTGCGCAACTTTTCCTAAATGGGTAGGAGTATCAGCGGCAATAAAAATGAGTGCTGCATGAATGTGCTTAAAATCACAGTTACTCTTATTGACgcataaattgtagtcacttCCGCAATTTTTTCACGTGATGGCAGAGTCCTAGCACTTAATATCCTTAAATCGCAGTCCATGCCTTCTCCTaagaaacgacacaagcagtttgtccgatatacgatttctaatgtcgattaATGCAGAGGGCCCTGGATGCGGAGCACTTTCGGTTGTCCTGCTCACTTCTAATTACAGTTTAAACTCGGGTTCACCGATAGGTGGTCTGCCAAAATGAGATGTCGTGCAACAGTTTTACCCCATTCTCAACCACTGTTTCAaaatttcaaatttttttttgttcaatgcAAGCGCCAAATTGAATTTTGGAAGCGGGAAACACTCCTTGGTCACCATGTTTTGACAATGCGTACTTGAACGACAGCGGTTGCGACGTCCCAAGGTAATGCTAATTTCGTTCACATTGAAGCACAagaaaactagccagaaagtgGCCAAGTAGCCGAGGCGCTTTAGgagcgtagctcctcttagtctaaccttgtcacgtctccgttgtgcggcgtaaacggatctcccgtatgatgcaatagatggcgctgtctcatagaagtacatataaactgcagttcagggacgatattctagatggcgctgtaaacaatctgtgtcgtcatcaccatttctcgtctcatttcctagatggcgttggtccaacagaattgtgtgcaatatggcgcttgtgtgaatcgacactagatggcgctggaagcgccgctgctctccgattgactgctgcgcgggctgcgcggcgatgtgcggggagcgagcgcctctctcattctcctggatcgtcgccgtacgtgtcggatcgttggcggagcatggacgatgcgcagcggcgggcgctcgcttggcggcagtgtTTCGCAGCGCTCgcttgacggtgcgcgccaaggacgccgctgcgaaacgggctcaacgagaagcgaatcccgagaccatgattgcttcaggagctgcgcccaagctcttcatcattcacccgtggacatgctgtaattttttttcctacCGCCACCGTCCCAAAAAAGTTGtcaaattggcgcaatgtagccaaacctgGAAACCCTGCCTGTGCGTTGGGAGTGGACTACGAAATTGTGCTCTCCTTTTCTAAGGAACACTCTTTAGGCACATTTGActatgcactgcagcgcgtgtagatgtgaggcaagatttgccaatatcaccATTCTTGGTAGAAGCAAGGTGCTTCAACCAGAAATGCCAGAAGCATACTACATAAGAAGAAGAAAATATATCTGTATTAGCGATATGTCGGTCGTGCTGCGACCAACTAAGTTCGAATTCTTTGAAAGTTTTTAGAACTAGCGCTTGTACTGAGGTTGGCCGATTGTTGGGATGTGACATGTGGTCTGTTATTCCGCATCTGTGACACGGTGTACATATTGCGATGGTGGTTCAAGGATAAAGTCAGTTGagagtgacgctctttcctttcgcctatcCTTCTTGGGTGTTTGCGTCTTCTAATTTTCTTCTAGTACCTTTCATACAACGACATATACTACGACGCTCATTCGTGGGGACATAAGGCTATAAGAGAGAGGCTGACCTCTCGTGACCCCGAAATAGCGCTATAAAAGGTTTAACAAAAGTCTGATACATAAAAGAAATCTTTATAGACAGTAGTAATGTCTCTGTAGATATTGTTTGCATAGTATAGATATGTTAATGAGGATTGAACTGAGTGAAGGAAAGGCTTAGTTAACCCCGTGGATGGTTATTTAACACCTAACTACACCCTTTAAGCACATATGTGCATATAGGTTCACCGCAAGTGAACATGGGAAAGTGACTTTTGGTGAGTACATAAAACAAAATTGTTGGGCTAGGAAGTAGTATATTGCTACGTGCAATATTTAAGTACAATTAATTAAGGGTCTCATTAGATAGCATAACGCATCTAGCTTCGCTGCAAATAGACCTATGAAGACGGTGTTTTGGGTGTTGGTACATGTACAATAATAGACTGCAGTGGCGTCTTCTCAGATTGAGGGTGAGGGAAAGGGTGAGGTCGCTCTCTGCGCCCGCTCGTGGTGCGTGCCGTTTCTTTCGCTCTCACGGCGGCGCTCGTTGCTGCCGGCTGCACCTGCGTACGCTCCGCTGCGCTGTAGTCGCGCCTGCGTCAGGCACGTAGCGTGcgcttctcgtggtgccctcgtgAAGACGCTCCTTCGTTCGGCGCTCGCTTGCGCCAACGCGTTCGAACACTTCATTAGTCGCCTGGCCAGATCCCGCAGGATTAAGACGTGTGAGCGCTTGCGCTGGCTTGCGCTCTCTCCATTGGCATAGAATGGCCCCGACGGTCAACAACCATGTGCCTACTCGCTGTGTGCGTTTGCACAGTTCATAAGTTTACATAAAGAATCCTCAAAGCTTACCGGAACTGCACATTCCACACACACCTTCCATTACAGAAAGTTAACCCATCTAGCGCCATTACGTTTCTTAAAGGAGACCTAGATACAAAAATTCGAACACATTTTGAGTGATACTTCGCACTGATGGGAGCACATAGGTGTCATCTGCACAATACCAATCACAAAATGCGGCCTAAAACGTATTTTATTTGAGATTTGACGTTCGTACAAGCCCCAAATCGGAAGGACATACGCCACATTCATCAACAATGTAAATGACTTAATCGACTAATTAGCAAAATTCTGAACCGATGTGCTTTAGTCACAATTTTTAAGCAGCTCTGGTTTTGGGTAACAGAAAAAAGTGAAGTGACGAAAGGAATCATATTGTACCGATTGAATTTAATGCGGATCGTGACACGCATGCAGCAAGCTCGTTGCTCCTTACCTTTGGTGGTCCTACAAGTAAATGTTTGTACATAGTGACTTCACAAGACCTTGCGCAAAAAGAAATCCAGTTTATCTCGCAAGTCTATTCATTTGTGCTAAACGCCTCGtctttcttgttcgtttgttattttttttcttttaatttctgGTTCTTACGTAATTTGCGCAGACACGATAAGCCTTGTAGCCATCTTTCCATTTCGTTACATAAACCTTCAAAGTGTTGCTTCGGTCAACTTTGGCTGATAATGCCGCGCATTTCCAGCCTGTTTCTCTGCATTTATTCATGCGTTCTTCACTGTGCTTGAACTTTTTCTCAAATATGAATCAACACCAAGGCGCACAACTTCCGCTACTTCATAACAAGGGCTACAGTAGGGTTCTCAGACACGCGGCCCGTGGACGTTTTGCTAGTAGCCCGCGGCTTCACGAGGAGTAAAATGTCTGTGACATCGCTAAATTCTACTCGCATTACTTAttcgcctattgcaattaataacGCTTTGCTCGGGTTaactacagagacgggactggtggCAATCATTTTTTATTTCGTGAGGCGCCCCCTGCGGTCACCCTGTGTTGAAAGATCACCTTGGAACAACATCTCTGTTTGaggatcggcgtccagatttgagtAATTCTGCAGATCACTGTGGATATATTTTTCGGATCAtaacgccaaatccccttcagaaatcatccatatatgagatatgggaaatgcgtcCTTTCGAATGGCAGCGTTAAGTGACATTTTGTTTGTTATTTCTCACATGTCCGTATGCTATTGCTGCATTTTTTGTAATATACCCCATCCATGTagccataggaggtccccctgtcagtttctctgaaactttGGGACCCCCTGCTGTAAAacgctaaccatgtaactcaactgaactatttaataaacttgacttgacctgacttgacttgacttgttcaacccccccccctccgctcttCAACATTCTTCGCTGTCCCgacccttgtgggactaaatatcctgactgcggcccgctagctgaggtgagtctCAGACCGCTGGCCTACAGCCACTGCCTGGTTAGCGCGGTGAAATTTCATCGCCCTCTACGCCGCCGCTCAGTGTGTTCGAGTCGCCACCTTCGAGATGTTGTTCTTGACGTTCCTGGCTCCGGGCACTGCCACCTCTCGTCAGCCTGCCGAGAATAAGCTTGTCCAGCACTGCAGTCGGCGCTTCGCAGGCGATGAAGACGAAGTACGAGAACACCAAGCACCACACGAGCACACcgaagtaaagcgtgccctgcAAGAAATTTCAGGTCTGTTGTTCCACACATTACAAGAATGAGAGGGAAAGCTGCACGTCAACTATTTTAGAAGCGATTGCCTGAGCATTTCAAACTGTCCGCGAGAGGGTTCTCCTTACTACTCTCGTCTagcgagaaagaaaaattgaGCTCGGCATCTGCAAATTGCCGGGTATATTGTTCAATTTATCTCTATTCAATCATGCGTGCATATGTTGAGGTGCTTAACGTTTCAgaacattttctctttttttttgttagaaacTGTTCGGTTTGGAAGACTGTACTCAAGTGATCTTGATTACTGTCctgaattcattttttttttccttgcgttcTTTATGAATAGACACTTTAAATTTCAAATCGATAAGCAGGATTGTCGTTAATGGCTTTTTAGCGCTAAATTGGCTACTTTTCGACCCCGTTTGGCGACGAAAATTTTCGGTTGCCTcgatggctactttctggctacttttaaaCTTCAGATTTGGCGCATTAAGTAACCATGTTTCTCATTGTTTGCCGATAAAATGCGTTGTTTTTAAGCTTTTATGTCGTTTCAGCCGATGCGCGCTCACGTCCTCCACCAACCAGTAGCCTCATGCGCATCGAGGCGGCAATACGGAGTGGTGAAGTTGCGTGCATGTAGGCAAACGCATGGTCAGCAAGCTGCTGATGCTGCGCACCATCTATGCTGATACTGCGCGCAAGTTTCTACGAGTAATTCTGGTGCACTGTTCGTGTACTCGTGTAAACTTGACAAAAACAAagatccgcaacaaaatgaagctggcgTGTTCATCGTTTCACTATTTGGAGCTGGACTTGTACTACATAAACTCTACTATTCAAATTTGGTCTGcagcttcaaggaaaaactgTTTCAACGTTTAATGTTCCTACTGACTTGCTAGCTGTAATGTAATGCTGTAATGTATTAGTTTGTATCTGGCAAGATCGTTTTCTACATAAGCTATATGCGCGTGCAATGGATTATTTAAATTTGTTCATttttttgcaacttacctggggCTCGAAGACCAATATAGGGGTAAACTGTGTTCTTATTTTTATGATCTTGCTTAATTCAAAATGATATTATTTATTGATCAATATTAAGGACTGTACTCATAATACCGcttctgttctatttggctacaaatttggcaaTAACATCAAATTACATGGCTACTTCGGCTACTTTTggcttgagttctggctccttttcaagtccacccaacggcaaccctgacgaTAACCGTACCTCTCATGGAGGCAGAGCTGTGGTGGAACAGCTAACGGGCTCAGTTTCATTACCTTCAGGATCACTAACGCCAGGCAGTGAGATAGCAGGAGTAGTCGGAAAGTGATAACGAAAAGATTTATCCATTCGGCTATTCGGCATGAAGGGCAGTTTGGGCTACGTATAGCACCACTCTCATGACACATTTTTGTTCTGTTGGTAGCGAGAGTTACGTACTTAATCTCAGTCTCATGTTACGTCTAGTACGTTCAATGAGAACAGCCAGCCACTAGCACATTCTGGCGCGCAATATTGGGGAGCTAGGCCTGATGTTTTTTTCAAAAGTTGCTACTGCGGAACACGCCGAGATTTTAAACAGTAAAGCGTCCGAGCCCTGCGTACTTTTGCGCGGAACTGCACACTTAGAAAAGTAGAAAAATGCTATTTCTTCAATTGAAAGCCCGCAGAAAGGAAGCACTTTGGCTGGCACTGTGTTACATCACAGCACGAATTCCCGGCGTCTAGAACTTACCTGATTAAACGCAGAAAAATACACTCGTTCTCTCGACGAGTGCATCATCAGTTCGAAGAGCGGCAGGTGGATTAAGTACACGCCATACGAAAGCTTACTCAATGGTACGAATGCATTCCAAGACAGGAACTTGTTCACAGGGcctaaaagaaaaacaagggcTTGTCTCAGTCATGGTAATGTGTACAAACGACGGAGAGAAGCCATTATGGCTGTCCTTCTCCATCTTTAGAAGAAAAGACGTCCTTCGTTACGCTAAGCGCTTAATGTAACCCGAAGATCACGGCAGGGGACCGAAATTTAAGGCCCGGCCAGAACTTTGCCTGATGAGCATCCACGCATGCAGAGCGTCCTTCTCATGCGTCCTTCTCATATAGATGCATGAGAGAAGCCCTTGTGCCCCTAACACATTTCTCCTCTAGCTAAGTTGGGCCCCCTAGAACGAAAAGAGACTTTAAGCAATGAGTGCACTGCAGCCATTCCTTATTATGCTCATTGATCAAGGGCCAACAGCGACCCGTACGCACCGTACCAAAATTTCGAAACAACTGGCACTTCTATGTCCATGGCCCGCCAGCTAATACAATATCTAAAACCGAATCGTTCGTGTCCGGATCTGTCTTGCTTTGCTTTTGCTTTGTGCCAAGAGGCGGTGATTTTTTAACAGCGGCAGGAGGAACGCGTCGTtttattgcaaagatggcgtacTCTCCGATAGCCGCACCCTCGGGCGAACGATCTCGCTTTGCCGTTGTGTCCTCGAGTGATTGTTCTTGAGTTTTTTTATTGGCACGAGCACCGTGTGACGCTCTTGTTGCTCTTCCAAGCACAtgcggtcgagcacttacttccggttttaagaaTGCTCATAAAGAGTATCCTGAAAGATATAAAAATTGATCTTTCTGCTTCAGTTTAAGAGTTAtattgtatatatacatatatcataGAATAACTTGACTTAGGGGCCAATTAATTATCAGGATAATTAACAAAGTTAACCTATTCActtcattgaaagattgtgagaaTCTGGAATTGTTGTGGCACCTCGCgcagcagatctcaaccacgcgcttatttctacatggcctctgagatccgtctcggcagtgcgacgaaacattTTAGCTAACGACAAgaatacaccagagcacacgaATGCCGGAAAATAAAGACAGAATCGAATAAAACCGGGGTGCGGTGGTAGAACAAGAATGGAAAGGAGGGCGTTCTCACCACCTCGGCCCGTAGAACAAGCCAGAGTAATCCAAGCAAGAGAGATCGACCACGCTATCCTGTCGAAGAAGGCGACGATTATCTCTACGCTGTCAGATGCAGGACTGTCCTTTGAGTACCATGGAAACTTCACGAATACGCAGAAGAGGCCGCAACTGACAGATACGCACCAGCCTGCCAGCTGAAAAGTCTGTAAACAATAAGGGAGTTTACGTTACTTACGTACCTTGCGGAGACAGCTATAGAAGCGCTTCAGCGGAGAATTTTAGTATTCAGGCACGACAGCCGTTGGCACCTTAGTACTCAAGCTCTCTGTTGTTTGCAAGGTCTATTCTGCGATGTGACCAAGTTCTCAGGAAATAGAGAGGTGTAACGTCCGTTAAAGCTTAGCGTGTGTCTTTGACCCAGTCTTCGATGTACAGGCGCGGAACCCTATGAGGAGCTTCGCGGGTTGTGTACTCGCAGTAATTTTTGCATTTAGCGCTGCGGGATATAGAAGATAGCGCACCAAAATGGCGGAACAGAGGCTGCCCGTTCGATCCGATTTTCGACTTATGACTTGTTACCAGTCACGGTAGCGACGCATAAATGGTGACATCAACTTTCGCTTAGTCCTACCTCTAATCGAGGAGCAGATATGGGTGATGTCGTTTCGTTAGTTTTAAGATCGCGCAATTATTTCTATGTTGCCGGGTCTAACAAGAAACGTTGCCGTGGCCGCAAGAGGGCTTTGACTTGAATataccagatggcgccaccaatgGCGGCGCTTGGAGGCGACGGCCGCCAGCCTTGCACCTATCGTCTCGTCGTGCACATCTCGCTCCTCCGTAGTAAATGGTACCATTTGTTTTCGCTTCGTGTCATGTTTCTTCAGTAATAAACTGCCGTCATGTTACTTCGCTATCAACTCGCTATGATTCATTTGCAAAAAGTTTCATTTTATTGATAGCCTTCGTCACCTCTGTTCCTTCTCTTTATGCGCAATAATATCTAAAATATGTTGATTTCTCCTAGCGCGTGTGAGTCAGCTATTGAATGTACAACAAAAAGACAATGGTCACATGTTAAAAAGTCTTTTTTTACTCTTGATAGAGCTGCCCTTAAATGACTCTACTTAAGATATAAAAACAGTAATGGAGGGATcaactaggttttttttttctctataatTCCTTATGATTGCTTTCATTTCCCACCACTTTCTGTTACGGGCATCTATAAGGCACTGCGGGTAATgaaaaaatcagcagttgttctGTGTACGAATACCACTGATGAGCGAAGCTTCTTAGAAATAGGACGCAAGcgactatgtacgttttgaaactaGTTTTTGCACCACGCGCcttgtttttttgtattttttctgcaacgcgcgctcattgtctttttgtgccggcgccgggtggggagaacgtctgctactaccttcaacaaagcgcccgtagtgcgctagaatgatggttgtataatgaaaacactgggctacaagcggtgctcgtcgtaacagtagcagcaggaactggacgggcgcgggcagcgtggCAGCACGAACgcgggctaggcagctccagctcgtgcctcgcgcagggctggcgatgtggctgcagcgctggacattcctcttcactactattcgtcccccgtcggaaaggagccatcctggcgactcacggtgaacttattacgagcggatcgtaatagggcttcagacgctgtACGTGAACAGTTTCACGACCCCGAAAGCGTTGGTCCGTAGATGGTGTGACTGGTTCGACGATATAGTtcacaggtgacgtctgcgcaacaacacggtagggtccctgatacttggaaacaagcttggaggagagaccagtagggacagctggaacccaaagccacacaagggagtccggaagaaagtgaggacacgggtggtcatcgtcgcgccgagatttttgtctccattggtcgacggttgtgaacgaccgggcgagctgacggcattcctcggcgcggcgggcaaCTTCAGAGATGGGTGTAGATTCGGAGACATCGGGTCGGTACGGCAGAATGGTATCGAGTGTGGTCGAGGGTTCTCGGCCATATACgaggaaaaatggcgaaaagcctgtagtcgcctgtggagcagtgttgtaggcgtacgtcacaaagggcaaaattaggtcccagtcagagtgatccgaggcaacatacttagagatcatgtcgccaagggtgcggttgaatctttccgtcaagccattagtttgaggatggtaggcggtagtagtacgatgaacgatacgacattcggcaaggagtgcgttcacgacttcggaaaggaacacacgtcccctgtcgctcagaagttcgcgcggtgcgccgtgacggagaatgaagttccgcaggaggaaagatgatatgtcgcgggccgtggcagcaggca harbors:
- the LOC119391324 gene encoding nose resistant to fluoxetine protein 6 — protein: MARFHLLPFLVIPFPKFQRMMMTMSDYYSQPFYHAVCYFSGCMTSLIFPEFRERKISKTFQLAGWCVSVSCGLFCVFVKFPWYSKDSPASDSVEIIVAFFDRIAWSISLAWITLACSTGRGGPVNKFLSWNAFVPLSKLSYGVYLIHLPLFELMMHSSRERVYFSAFNQGTLYFGVLVWCLVFSYFVFIACEAPTAVLDKLILGRLTRGGSARSQERQEQHLEGGDSNTLSGGVEGDEISPR